ATGGGCTACAGGCGCTGATCTGGCTGTTTGTTGGGTCTTTTTGTTCCTCCTGGTGGACCCGCTGTCGGTATCAACTGCCCAAGCGCAACCGGCCATTGTACAGGGCTTTGTGGAAGACGCTACCTCCGGCGAGCGCCTGGCCTTTGCGACCCTTACGGACTCCTCAACCGGGCGCGGCGCGGTTGCCAATCGGTTTGGCTATTTTTCGATTCGCACCCCAGGCGATCGGGTGACGCTTTTTATCCGCCACGTCGGATACCTGCCGGCAGTTGCACGCCTCGACACGCGTGACGGATCGGCGATCGTCATCGCTCTCTCGCCCGAGCCGATCGTCCTGGAGGAAGTGCTCGTCGCGGCGGATTCGCTGACATCGCCCCCGGTTTTGGGCCTCCACACGCTGCCCATCGCGGAGATCCGCGCCCTGCCGGCGCTGCTGGGGGAGGCCGATGCCTTGAAGGCGCTTCAGCTCCTGCCGGGGGTGTCCTCCGGTTCCGAAGGCTCTGCCGGACTCTTCGTCCGGGGCGGCGGCAACGACCAGAACAGTGTCCTCCTCGATGGCGCTCCCATCTACAACGCCAGCCATATCCTCGGCTTTTTGTCCGTCTTTAACACGGACGTGCTCCAGGAAGTGCGGATGATCAAAGGCGGATACCCGGCGCGGTACGGCGGCCGGCTCTCCTCCGTGGTCGACATCGACACCCGCGAGGGAAACCTCAACCAGCTGGCGCTCCGCGGCTCGGTAAGCCCCATCGCCTCCAGCGTGGTCGTCGATGGCCCCATCGAAAAAGGAAAAAGCGCCTACCTGATCGGCGCGCGTCGAACCTATCTCGATGCGCTGTTCAAACAACAACTCAAAAACGAAACGACCGACCTCGGCTTTTACTTTTATGATGTCAACGCCAAGGTCAACCGCATCCTGTCGGACAAGTCGCGCCTTTTTCTGAGCGCCTACAGTGGCAAGGATCGCTACTTCAACAACCAGGAGGAGCGCTTTCGGGATACGGACCCCGTCCTCGTCGAATCCAATCGCGAGGGGATGAGCTGGCGCAACGCGACGACGTCCCTGCGGCTCACCTCGCTGCTGTCGGACCGGCTGTTTCTCGCCGTCATGGGCCTCGCCAGCCGCTACCGGCTCCTGACCCACCTCGAAGAAGCGGTCGCGCTCGGGGCCAACGAAGAACGCGAGGGCGTCCGGTACCGCTCGGGCATTGACGACCAGAGCCTGCGGGCCGATCTCGATTTCTCCGTGAGTCCGCGGCACCTGCTGCGCGGCGGACTTTCCCTCAGCCGGCACGTCTACAATCCCGGAGCCATGCAGTACCTGAGCGAGACGGCCGGCGGGGATGAGACCCCCGTCCCCACCCGCCGGGCCACGGCGGCGGCCTGGGAGGGGTATGTGGAGGACACCTTCACCGGGCTCGGCCGCTGGAGCGGCAATCTGGGGGTACACACCTCCGCGTTTCGGGTCGAAGGCACCACCTTCTGGTCGGTTCAGCCCCGGCTGGCCCTGCAATTTGCTCTCGCGCCGGCGCACGCGCTGCAGGGTTCGTTTACCCGCATGCGCCAGTATGTGCACCTGCTGGCGCCGTCCGGTCTGGGACTGCCAACCGATCTCTGGCTGCCCTCGACCCGGCGCGTCGGGCCCGAGGAAGCCACCCAGGCGACGTTGGGGTATAGCTAC
Above is a window of Rhodothermales bacterium DNA encoding:
- a CDS encoding TonB-dependent receptor codes for the protein MEDATSGERLAFATLTDSSTGRGAVANRFGYFSIRTPGDRVTLFIRHVGYLPAVARLDTRDGSAIVIALSPEPIVLEEVLVAADSLTSPPVLGLHTLPIAEIRALPALLGEADALKALQLLPGVSSGSEGSAGLFVRGGGNDQNSVLLDGAPIYNASHILGFLSVFNTDVLQEVRMIKGGYPARYGGRLSSVVDIDTREGNLNQLALRGSVSPIASSVVVDGPIEKGKSAYLIGARRTYLDALFKQQLKNETTDLGFYFYDVNAKVNRILSDKSRLFLSAYSGKDRYFNNQEERFRDTDPVLVESNREGMSWRNATTSLRLTSLLSDRLFLAVMGLASRYRLLTHLEEAVALGANEEREGVRYRSGIDDQSLRADLDFSVSPRHLLRGGLSLSRHVYNPGAMQYLSETAGGDETPVPTRRATAAAWEGYVEDTFTGLGRWSGNLGVHTSAFRVEGTTFWSVQPRLALQFALAPAHALQGSFTRMRQYVHLLAPSGLGLPTDLWLPSTRRVGPEEATQATLGYSYNRGGLSVTVEGYVKEMTGLLEYREGASFLGIDSDWQEKVTIGEGTSRGVELSVMKRRGVTTGSLAYTLSRTDRRFADINDGASFPYRYDRRHMVTVSFNRQLTERRAISGVWVYGSGEAITIPEGWYTDRFFSEVYTFYGKRGNFRTPAHHRLDVAYRIAYTHKRSKGELSLGAYNLYNRKNPFYIYAERPDGADPHTAIEPLAIRQLSLFPVIPSVAYRIVF